The following coding sequences are from one Microtus pennsylvanicus isolate mMicPen1 chromosome 1, mMicPen1.hap1, whole genome shotgun sequence window:
- the LOC142839762 gene encoding immunoglobulin omega chain-like — MAWTSVLIMLLAHLTGGGPQPVLHQPPSASSSLGTTIRLTCALSSNYNMDIHSIYWFQMRPGHPPKFLLGHFSHADKPLGHKIPARFSGSRDMARNLVYLSISELQPEDEAVYYCAMGPRSQEREKWMEREREGEK; from the exons ATGGCCTGGACTTCTGTCCTGATCATGCTGCTGGCCCACCTCACAG gtggtGGCCCTCAGCCCGTGTTGCATCAACCACCATCTGCCTCTTCCTCGCTTGGAACCACTATTCGTCTCACCTGCGCCCTGAGCAGCAACTATAACATGGACATTCACAGCATTTACTGGTTCCAGATGAGGCCAGGTCACCCTCCCAAGTTCCTGCTGGGACATTTCTCACACGCAGACAAGCCCCTGGGTCACAAGATACCTGCTCGCTTCTCCGGATCCAGAGACATGGCCAGGAACCTGGTGTACCTGAGCATCTCTGAACTGCAGCCTGAGGACGAGGCTGTGTATTATTGCGCCATGGGGCCCCGGAGCCAGgaaagggagaagtggatggagagggagagagaaggagaaaagtag